A DNA window from Altererythrobacter sp. B11 contains the following coding sequences:
- a CDS encoding cytochrome c/FTR1 family iron permease has protein sequence MTNLGSDLMVRRLGVFLAILLTIVASGLTVSPAAAQTLDPATAQRVGTTWKLLDYIAVDYEGAVSGGKIASEGEYAEMQEFAATIADEIGALPDRPKKAELVREARVLRNQIAAKAPAARIAATSQTISGVLLEAYPVPVAPSTAPDVARGAALFADNCAACHGASGNGKGPDAAGLETPPVAFTDTARARKRSLAALEQVISQGIDGTAMQSFRDLSAEDRWALAFRAGAFAFSQADVRRGETLWQSSADIRARIPDLKALVTTTPEALGEQIGQARADAVMAYLRGHPEAVTARPSGDAGKAIATTRARLGESVDAYRSGDRKRAKALALSAYLDGFEPIEPLLSAKDAGLMANIETRMGAFRAAIGDGIAPDALATQAGAIDTLLDDAERALAPGASSAVTTFAGAFAVLLREGLEALLIVVAMLAFLEKADRKDVLRYVHGGWTSALVAGGATWLVATYAIGISGASRELTEGFGSLFAAVVLLSVGIWMHGKAQAGQWQRYIQEKLARALGGQSGWLLFGLAFVVVYREVFETILFFAALWSQGNGAAMLAGTVAAVLVLAGLAWTMLRYSRQLPIASFFRYSSWLMAALTVVLAGKGVAALQEAGWIDIAPLSFVPRLSIIGLFPTLETIAAQILVLVALVLGFAVNRRRVAAD, from the coding sequence ATGACGAATCTCGGATCGGATCTCATGGTGCGCCGTCTGGGCGTGTTTCTGGCAATCCTGCTCACAATCGTAGCTTCGGGGCTCACGGTGTCGCCTGCGGCAGCCCAGACGCTCGATCCGGCAACCGCGCAAAGGGTCGGCACCACGTGGAAGCTCCTCGATTACATCGCGGTCGACTACGAGGGCGCGGTGTCGGGGGGCAAGATCGCCAGCGAGGGCGAATATGCCGAGATGCAGGAGTTCGCGGCCACAATCGCAGACGAGATCGGTGCACTGCCCGACCGGCCGAAGAAGGCCGAGCTGGTCCGCGAGGCGCGCGTCCTGCGCAACCAGATCGCCGCGAAAGCTCCAGCGGCGCGGATAGCTGCGACCTCTCAGACGATCTCCGGCGTTCTGCTCGAGGCTTATCCCGTCCCGGTCGCGCCTTCGACGGCGCCGGACGTCGCGCGTGGTGCTGCTCTCTTCGCCGATAATTGCGCCGCCTGCCATGGCGCGAGCGGCAACGGCAAGGGACCCGATGCTGCCGGGCTCGAAACGCCGCCCGTTGCGTTCACCGACACCGCCCGCGCGCGCAAGCGCAGCCTCGCGGCACTCGAGCAGGTCATCTCTCAAGGGATCGACGGCACCGCGATGCAGAGCTTTCGCGACCTTTCTGCCGAGGATCGCTGGGCGCTCGCCTTCCGCGCCGGAGCGTTCGCCTTTTCACAGGCCGATGTCCGCCGCGGCGAAACGTTGTGGCAGAGCAGCGCCGACATTCGCGCCAGAATTCCCGACCTCAAGGCTCTGGTCACGACCACCCCCGAAGCGCTGGGCGAGCAGATCGGACAGGCGCGGGCCGATGCCGTCATGGCCTATCTCCGCGGCCATCCCGAAGCCGTGACGGCGCGGCCTTCGGGCGATGCCGGCAAAGCCATCGCCACGACCCGCGCCAGGCTCGGCGAAAGCGTCGACGCCTACCGCTCCGGAGACAGGAAACGGGCCAAGGCGCTCGCTCTGTCGGCCTATCTCGACGGCTTCGAACCCATCGAGCCGCTGCTCAGCGCCAAGGACGCCGGACTGATGGCGAATATCGAGACGCGCATGGGCGCGTTCCGGGCAGCGATCGGCGACGGAATAGCGCCCGATGCCCTAGCGACGCAGGCGGGAGCAATCGATACGCTCCTCGATGACGCCGAGCGCGCCCTCGCGCCCGGCGCGTCGAGCGCCGTCACCACGTTCGCCGGCGCGTTTGCCGTCCTGTTGCGCGAAGGCCTCGAAGCGCTGCTCATCGTCGTGGCGATGCTGGCGTTTCTGGAGAAGGCGGACCGCAAGGACGTGTTGCGCTACGTTCACGGCGGCTGGACGAGCGCTCTCGTTGCCGGAGGAGCGACCTGGCTGGTGGCCACCTATGCGATCGGCATCAGCGGCGCGAGCCGCGAGCTGACCGAAGGGTTCGGCTCCCTGTTTGCGGCGGTCGTGCTGCTGTCGGTGGGCATCTGGATGCACGGCAAGGCGCAGGCCGGCCAGTGGCAGAGGTATATTCAGGAAAAGCTCGCCAGGGCCTTGGGCGGCCAGTCGGGCTGGTTGCTGTTCGGCCTCGCTTTCGTCGTCGTATACCGCGAGGTGTTCGAGACGATCCTGTTCTTTGCCGCCTTGTGGTCGCAGGGCAACGGAGCGGCAATGCTTGCTGGAACGGTCGCCGCCGTGCTCGTGCTCGCCGGCCTCGCGTGGACGATGCTGCGGTACAGCCGGCAACTGCCGATCGCCAGCTTCTTCCGCTACAGCTCCTGGCTGATGGCCGCGTTGACAGTGGTGCTCGCGGGCAAGGGTGTCGCCGCATTGCAGGAGGCAGGCTGGATCGATATCGCGCCGCTATCGTTCGTGCCGCGACTTTCGATCATCGGCCTTTTCCCCACGCTCGAGACGATCGCGGCGCAGATTCTCGTCCTTGTCGCGCTTGTCCTCGGCTTTGCGGTCAATCGTCGCCGGGTGGCCGCAGACTGA
- a CDS encoding MerR family DNA-binding protein, translating into MGPGRAGPEYTRGSGNYREYNKASLARLTFIKRGRDLGFSIDQVSQLMNLTRSAGENCATVDAIAVQHLAAVDRKIADLTALRRELTGLVDSCAGGSIGDCDILRALSPEGTEE; encoded by the coding sequence ATCGGGCCAGGCCGTGCCGGTCCCGAATACACCCGCGGCAGCGGCAACTACCGTGAATACAACAAGGCGTCGCTCGCTAGGCTCACCTTCATCAAGCGGGGACGCGATCTCGGCTTCTCGATCGATCAGGTCAGCCAGCTGATGAATCTCACGCGTAGCGCGGGGGAAAACTGTGCCACGGTCGATGCGATCGCGGTTCAGCATCTCGCCGCGGTCGACCGCAAGATTGCCGATCTGACCGCCTTGCGCCGGGAATTGACGGGGCTCGTGGACTCTTGCGCCGGCGGTTCGATCGGCGATTGCGATATATTGCGAGCCCTTTCGCCAGAGGGCACCGAAGAATAG
- a CDS encoding DUF305 domain-containing protein produces the protein MKKRLYARQITAICLLITAACDRTGAQIGGDPSEVISHDLGPFFPAETAMYDSMKAAIGTSSGDNWVRMMIAHHEGGAALSRVLLQEDPPPEIRALAMHTVRAQERAVRELEKLLRDGPIDVESALVFLRPIQKMHDATTGVFGPDVSRVWLRKMIEHHRGAIEMSNILLKQPGVPSDTASAVRMLRNEQAKEMKVLERAREGTES, from the coding sequence ATGAAGAAACGACTGTACGCACGGCAGATTACGGCAATTTGCTTGTTGATAACGGCCGCTTGTGACCGCACGGGGGCCCAGATCGGCGGCGATCCCTCCGAGGTCATTTCACATGATCTGGGGCCATTCTTCCCGGCCGAAACCGCCATGTACGACAGCATGAAAGCCGCCATCGGAACGAGCTCGGGCGACAATTGGGTAAGAATGATGATTGCGCACCACGAGGGCGGAGCGGCACTGTCGCGGGTGCTTCTTCAGGAAGATCCACCTCCTGAAATCCGGGCGCTGGCAATGCACACGGTGCGAGCGCAGGAACGCGCAGTCCGCGAGCTTGAGAAGCTGCTGCGCGACGGGCCTATTGATGTCGAGAGCGCGCTGGTCTTCCTACGGCCGATACAAAAAATGCACGATGCAACCACTGGCGTTTTCGGTCCCGATGTGTCCAGGGTCTGGTTGAGGAAGATGATCGAACATCATCGCGGCGCGATAGAAATGTCCAATATCTTACTGAAGCAACCTGGCGTTCCCAGTGACACGGCCAGTGCGGTCCGGATGCTCAGGAACGAGCAGGCTAAGGAGATGAAGGTTCTCGAGCGTGCGCGGGAGGGAACGGAATCCTAG
- a CDS encoding copper resistance system multicopper oxidase — MTSIDRRKFLAAGSASLGALGIVGAIPAWARGAIGGTLARRGSDVLSGDYLSLTVADAVFETGTRHGPAVTVNGTIPGPLLRLREGQNLVVDLLNNSSEDTSVHWHGMLVPFLMDGVPGVSMAGLKPGDRFRYEFPVRQAGTYWWHAHTLQEPMGHYGPIIIDPAEPEPFAYDRDYVLMLSDWSPMNPHTIMKKLKVADAYFNYNKTTATDNYPLSGATRRMWARMRMMPTDISDVTGSTYSFLVNGYGPEDGLEFAYRPGERIRLRIINGAAMTYFNVRIPGLPMTVVAADGQNVRPFEVDEFQIGNAETYDVIIEPRDGDAFAFIAEAMDRTGMGLAMFAARPGARASVPELRAPPLLTMADMGMSDMEPGSMDHEGVGGAQSAPMGAMAMDGMSMRDTSKLPPDVKVGPGLDMVAMNPVDRMGYPGTGLDKVSHRVLTYKDLVAAKPNRDQRRPSRSVEIHLTGNMERYMWSFDGKKFSAVTDDPIRFAFNERVRVRLVNDTMMAHPIHLHGHFFELVNGHDGFQPLKHTLTVQPGSSATFDLTADEPGDWAFHCHLIYHMHNGMFQVVTVRPLNGEVGQ; from the coding sequence ATGACATCAATTGATCGACGAAAGTTTTTGGCCGCAGGCAGCGCTTCGCTCGGTGCCTTGGGTATCGTGGGCGCCATTCCGGCTTGGGCGCGCGGAGCGATTGGGGGAACTCTTGCCCGTCGCGGGAGCGATGTCCTGTCGGGAGACTATCTAAGCCTGACGGTGGCCGACGCCGTTTTCGAGACGGGGACTCGTCATGGTCCCGCTGTCACGGTCAATGGAACGATCCCGGGACCGTTGTTACGTCTGAGAGAGGGACAGAATCTCGTCGTCGATTTGCTCAACAACAGCTCGGAAGATACCTCGGTCCACTGGCATGGCATGCTGGTTCCATTCCTAATGGACGGTGTTCCGGGCGTATCGATGGCCGGCCTCAAGCCCGGCGACCGCTTCCGCTACGAATTCCCGGTCCGGCAGGCAGGGACCTACTGGTGGCACGCGCACACGTTGCAGGAGCCAATGGGACATTACGGCCCCATCATCATCGATCCGGCCGAGCCTGAACCTTTCGCCTATGATCGTGACTATGTCCTCATGCTCTCGGACTGGTCGCCGATGAACCCGCATACGATCATGAAAAAGCTCAAGGTGGCCGACGCCTATTTCAACTACAACAAAACCACTGCAACCGACAATTATCCGCTGAGCGGTGCGACGCGCAGGATGTGGGCGCGCATGCGAATGATGCCGACCGACATCTCCGATGTGACCGGGTCGACCTACAGCTTCCTCGTCAACGGATATGGTCCCGAGGACGGGCTGGAATTTGCCTATCGCCCGGGTGAACGAATCCGCCTCAGAATCATCAACGGCGCCGCGATGACCTATTTTAATGTGCGGATTCCCGGATTGCCGATGACAGTTGTCGCCGCAGACGGGCAGAATGTCCGCCCCTTCGAGGTGGACGAGTTCCAGATTGGCAACGCGGAAACATACGATGTCATCATCGAGCCGAGAGATGGCGATGCCTTTGCTTTTATCGCAGAAGCAATGGATCGCACCGGGATGGGGCTGGCCATGTTCGCGGCCCGACCGGGCGCGCGCGCTTCCGTCCCTGAACTCCGCGCGCCGCCGCTGCTGACAATGGCCGATATGGGCATGAGCGACATGGAACCTGGCTCCATGGACCATGAAGGCGTCGGAGGCGCGCAGTCTGCGCCAATGGGTGCGATGGCGATGGACGGAATGAGCATGCGCGACACATCGAAGTTGCCACCGGACGTAAAGGTCGGTCCGGGGCTCGACATGGTGGCGATGAATCCGGTCGACCGCATGGGCTATCCCGGTACCGGGCTCGACAAGGTCTCCCACCGCGTGCTGACGTACAAGGACCTGGTGGCGGCCAAACCGAACAGGGATCAGCGCCGGCCCTCGCGCTCGGTCGAGATTCATCTGACCGGTAACATGGAGCGCTACATGTGGTCGTTTGACGGGAAGAAGTTTTCTGCCGTCACCGATGACCCCATTCGCTTCGCGTTCAACGAACGCGTCCGTGTGCGTCTGGTGAACGATACGATGATGGCGCATCCCATCCATCTGCACGGCCACTTCTTCGAACTGGTGAATGGCCACGACGGTTTTCAGCCCCTCAAGCATACGCTTACGGTCCAGCCAGGAAGCAGTGCAACTTTTGATCTGACTGCCGATGAGCCTGGCGACTGGGCATTCCACTGCCACCTGATCTACCACATGCACAACGGCATGTTTCAGGTCGTCACCGTCCGCCCTCTGAACGGGGAGGTTGGGCAATGA
- a CDS encoding zinc-binding dehydrogenase: MAKMRAAVFVEPGRIVLDEKPIPEVGALDALVRITTTTICGTDVHILKGEYPVVPGLTVGHEPVGIIEKLGSAVTGYQEGQRVIAGAISPSGHSNACLAGFHSQDGAGARHGWKPIGGWKLGNTIDGCQAEYVLVPDAMANLAPVPDGLTDEQVLMCPDIMSTGFGGAERGGVRIGDTVAVFAQGPIGLCAAAGAKLAGATLVIGVDRLPARLHTARALGIDAVIDAGTLDPVNEILRLTDGRGVDVAIEALGSQATFEACLRVLRPGGTLSSLGVYSADIKVPLNAFAAGLGDLSIVTTLCPGGKERMRRLIEVVAAGRVDLRPMVTHRYKLDDIEAAYELFAHQRDGVLKVAITP; the protein is encoded by the coding sequence ATGGCGAAGATGAGGGCAGCGGTGTTCGTGGAGCCGGGGCGAATTGTCCTCGATGAGAAGCCGATTCCGGAAGTCGGGGCACTCGATGCGCTTGTGCGGATCACCACAACCACCATCTGCGGCACCGACGTGCACATTCTGAAAGGCGAATACCCGGTTGTCCCCGGCCTCACCGTTGGACACGAACCGGTCGGGATTATCGAAAAGCTGGGCTCGGCCGTCACGGGGTACCAGGAAGGTCAGCGGGTAATCGCAGGCGCGATCTCCCCCAGCGGCCACAGCAACGCCTGTCTTGCAGGCTTTCATTCGCAAGACGGGGCGGGCGCTCGCCATGGCTGGAAACCGATCGGTGGATGGAAGCTCGGAAACACCATCGACGGCTGCCAGGCGGAGTATGTGCTGGTGCCGGACGCCATGGCTAACCTGGCCCCTGTACCCGACGGTCTGACGGACGAGCAGGTGTTGATGTGCCCGGATATCATGTCGACGGGCTTTGGGGGCGCAGAGCGAGGCGGCGTCCGGATCGGTGATACCGTCGCGGTATTCGCGCAGGGGCCGATTGGCCTCTGCGCTGCGGCCGGGGCGAAGCTTGCCGGGGCAACCCTCGTCATTGGAGTCGATCGCTTGCCCGCGCGTCTCCACACCGCCAGGGCGCTGGGCATTGATGCCGTGATCGACGCCGGCACCCTCGATCCCGTGAACGAGATACTGCGCCTGACCGACGGGCGCGGGGTGGACGTCGCGATCGAGGCACTCGGAAGCCAGGCAACATTCGAGGCATGCCTGAGGGTGCTGCGTCCAGGCGGAACGCTTTCGAGCCTTGGCGTCTATTCCGCGGATATCAAGGTCCCGCTGAATGCGTTCGCCGCCGGGCTTGGCGATCTCAGCATCGTAACGACGCTGTGTCCGGGCGGAAAGGAACGCATGCGCCGGCTCATCGAGGTCGTGGCGGCGGGGAGGGTAGACCTCCGGCCCATGGTTACCCATCGCTATAAGCTCGACGACATCGAAGCGGCCTATGAACTCTTTGCCCACCAGCGTGACGGTGTCCTCAAAGTGGCAATCACACCTTAG
- a CDS encoding phosphoglycerate kinase translates to MAGPSSAASLRTLDDICFGGKTAIVRVDLNVPVEGGVVSDATRIERIIPTLRELIAKGAKVVLLSHLGRPKGKVVADMSLEPVAGALEEAMGMPVGFVATNWRDGQAKEAVKAAAPGDVLLMENTRFHPGEETNDPELAAQFANLGDIYVNDAFSAAHRTHASTEGIAHVLPAVAGRALQAELESLSLILENPDRPVLAFVGGAKVSTKLDLLVNLVAKVQGLGIGGAMANTFLAAQDRPIGRSMAEREMLDNAREVIHRANEAGCAIFLPIDVVVATELSAGAVSRTISVERVRADDMILDVGPATVALLEKALKHMRTVVWNGPLGAFEVPPFDQGTVALARAIADLADAGQLRAVAGGGDTSAALNHAGVADRFSYVSSAGGAFLEWLEGKALPGIVALRR, encoded by the coding sequence ATGGCCGGGCCCTCCTCTGCCGCATCGTTGCGAACTCTCGATGACATCTGCTTTGGCGGCAAGACCGCGATCGTCAGGGTCGATCTCAATGTGCCTGTGGAGGGAGGGGTCGTGTCCGATGCCACCCGGATCGAGCGCATTATCCCTACGCTTCGCGAACTGATCGCGAAGGGCGCGAAAGTTGTCCTCCTTTCGCACCTGGGGCGTCCGAAGGGAAAGGTGGTTGCCGATATGAGTCTCGAGCCGGTCGCGGGCGCGCTGGAGGAAGCGATGGGCATGCCGGTTGGTTTCGTCGCGACGAACTGGCGCGACGGCCAAGCGAAAGAGGCTGTCAAAGCCGCGGCACCGGGCGACGTGCTGCTTATGGAGAACACGCGGTTTCATCCGGGTGAGGAGACCAACGATCCGGAGCTGGCTGCGCAGTTCGCGAACCTCGGCGACATATACGTCAATGACGCATTTTCCGCAGCGCATCGTACCCATGCATCGACGGAGGGCATCGCGCACGTGCTGCCGGCGGTGGCAGGGCGCGCTCTGCAGGCTGAGCTCGAGTCCCTGAGCTTGATTCTCGAGAACCCGGATCGTCCGGTGCTCGCGTTTGTCGGCGGAGCAAAGGTTTCCACCAAGCTCGATCTCCTCGTCAATTTGGTCGCTAAGGTACAGGGCCTCGGGATTGGGGGTGCGATGGCCAACACTTTTCTGGCTGCCCAGGACCGGCCGATAGGCAGATCGATGGCCGAACGCGAAATGCTGGACAATGCCCGTGAGGTTATCCACCGTGCCAACGAAGCCGGTTGCGCGATTTTCCTGCCGATCGACGTGGTCGTAGCCACCGAGTTGAGCGCCGGTGCCGTCTCGCGTACGATTTCGGTTGAGCGGGTCCGCGCAGACGACATGATCCTCGACGTCGGTCCCGCGACAGTAGCGCTTCTTGAGAAGGCGCTGAAGCACATGCGGACCGTCGTCTGGAATGGTCCGCTTGGAGCGTTCGAGGTTCCGCCTTTCGACCAGGGAACGGTAGCTCTCGCCCGGGCGATCGCCGATCTGGCGGATGCCGGGCAACTTCGGGCAGTCGCGGGCGGGGGTGACACGTCCGCGGCGCTCAATCATGCCGGCGTTGCCGACCGGTTCAGTTACGTGTCGAGCGCAGGTGGAGCGTTCCTCGAATGGCTAGAGGGCAAGGCTTTGCCCGGCATCGTGGCGCTGCGACGATGA
- a CDS encoding DUF302 domain-containing protein, with product MLGACNPSLAHNALLAEDKIGTMLPCNVTIQQVAAEAFEVAAVDPAARCKRSKTRRRHRSRQA from the coding sequence ATCCTTGGCGCGTGCAATCCAAGCCTGGCGCACAACGCATTGCTGGCCGAGGACAAGATCGGAACCATGCTGCCCTGCAACGTCACTATCCAGCAGGTTGCTGCCGAGGCGTTCGAAGTCGCTGCGGTCGATCCGGCCGCTCGATGCAAGCGATCGAAAACGCGGCGCCGGCATAGGTCGCGGCAAGCGTGA
- a CDS encoding AlpA family transcriptional regulator, whose translation MHSMSNRREMDQTRDHLADPDAIEQTVRGRDGNGSDRLLRLPQVMHRVGLKRSAIYQRMREGRFPRSRVLGPRCTVWLESEIDRWVGEVASSSGDAIRLPFRTSRDPE comes from the coding sequence ATGCACTCTATGTCGAACCGGCGTGAGATGGATCAAACGCGCGATCACCTCGCTGACCCGGATGCGATTGAGCAGACTGTCCGTGGGCGCGATGGAAATGGAAGCGACCGGCTCCTGCGGTTACCTCAGGTGATGCATCGCGTAGGCCTGAAGCGGTCGGCTATCTACCAGAGGATGCGGGAAGGGCGGTTCCCGCGCTCTCGCGTTCTGGGCCCGCGTTGCACGGTCTGGCTTGAATCCGAAATTGACAGGTGGGTGGGAGAAGTTGCGTCGAGTTCGGGCGACGCGATCCGCTTACCTTTTCGGACATCGCGTGACCCGGAGTAA
- a CDS encoding sensor histidine kinase, with translation MVGRNHPASAASGSDILALIGDGVVSTDESGHILLFNRAAEEIFGYDADEILGKAVEILLPSRFHARHVSDVQAFAAGSEATRRIMGHRREVLGRRKNGEEFPVEATLSRHVLDGRITLTVVIRDVSESRRFEQELEAHNRKLAASESRLRLALEGGRMGTWEWNLQNNELVGDGAMRHLWGLSEQGPLNVDDAFAKVHPDDLPELRRVLDRAIAKDGEFAREFRVLDREESSRWVAGQGAVLWGRAGEAETMVGVTFDVSERRELEEQRRLLAAELNHRMKNMMALVQSVVSLTSRGTSSVDAYKQALQGRLGAIAKSLNLTQGGESRTTLLDQILRELEPFRNADGTNVVLEGPPISFDAKMGLSVGLVLHELATNAAKYGALSVSTGVVEVKWGIEQGDGSRLLTLEWRESGGPPVSPPTHRGFGSTLIETSLTRSLRGTVKFDYLPRGLLCRIMVPLDAAEN, from the coding sequence ATGGTCGGCCGAAACCATCCTGCATCAGCAGCTTCAGGATCGGATATTCTTGCGCTGATTGGCGATGGTGTCGTCAGCACAGACGAAAGCGGACACATCCTGCTTTTCAACCGCGCAGCTGAAGAGATTTTCGGCTACGATGCCGACGAGATACTTGGTAAAGCGGTCGAGATCCTTCTTCCCAGCCGTTTCCATGCCAGACATGTCAGCGACGTCCAAGCGTTCGCGGCTGGTTCCGAGGCAACCCGGCGTATCATGGGGCATCGCAGGGAGGTTCTCGGCCGACGCAAGAATGGGGAAGAGTTCCCCGTGGAAGCCACGTTATCCCGGCATGTGCTCGATGGGAGGATTACCCTCACGGTCGTGATCCGAGACGTGTCGGAGAGCAGGCGTTTTGAGCAGGAACTCGAGGCTCACAACCGTAAGCTTGCAGCGAGCGAAAGCCGCCTGCGCCTCGCGCTGGAGGGGGGGCGCATGGGCACATGGGAATGGAACCTGCAGAACAACGAACTCGTCGGAGACGGCGCCATGCGTCACCTATGGGGTCTGAGCGAACAGGGACCGCTAAATGTCGATGACGCTTTTGCAAAAGTTCACCCGGACGATCTGCCAGAGCTGCGTCGAGTTCTCGATAGAGCAATTGCGAAGGATGGCGAATTCGCCCGTGAATTCCGGGTTCTCGACCGGGAAGAGTCGTCCCGCTGGGTAGCCGGGCAGGGAGCGGTTTTGTGGGGGCGGGCCGGAGAAGCCGAGACTATGGTAGGCGTCACCTTCGATGTGAGCGAGCGGCGAGAACTCGAGGAGCAACGCCGCCTGCTCGCCGCCGAGTTGAATCACCGCATGAAGAACATGATGGCGCTGGTCCAGTCCGTGGTGAGTCTGACGTCCCGTGGTACCAGCTCCGTGGACGCTTACAAGCAAGCGCTGCAGGGGCGGCTTGGCGCGATCGCCAAGAGCCTGAACCTGACGCAGGGTGGCGAGAGCCGCACCACTCTGCTTGATCAGATCCTTCGTGAGTTGGAGCCTTTCCGGAACGCGGACGGCACCAATGTCGTGCTCGAGGGTCCACCGATCTCGTTCGACGCGAAGATGGGGCTTTCAGTCGGATTGGTGTTGCATGAATTGGCTACCAATGCCGCGAAATACGGCGCCCTGAGCGTCTCGACGGGTGTCGTGGAGGTGAAATGGGGTATTGAGCAAGGAGATGGAAGCCGTCTTTTGACACTGGAATGGAGAGAGAGCGGCGGTCCGCCCGTATCTCCGCCAACACACCGCGGCTTTGGCAGCACCCTGATCGAAACATCGCTCACGCGATCTCTGCGCGGAACAGTTAAATTTGACTATCTCCCCCGCGGCCTGCTCTGCCGCATAATGGTGCCGCTCGACGCCGCCGAGAATTGA
- a CDS encoding helix-turn-helix domain-containing protein, with product MTENGPLAEPLVRADLARVLLAAFEASGRTRCDIAREAHIHRDALRRILSGERSASIGEALRLLSACGIPPHAHLLLFLGSSGDHATSWLQSDLALFFGEFIAELPSALERVLGNQVHDVKPRWAKGTAHRVARLLSDHIDELDRRDALYVEPA from the coding sequence ATGACCGAGAATGGCCCGCTCGCCGAACCCCTGGTTCGTGCAGACCTCGCGCGGGTGCTTCTGGCTGCCTTTGAGGCCAGCGGCCGTACCCGCTGCGACATCGCGCGCGAGGCGCACATTCACAGGGACGCGCTGAGGCGCATCCTGTCAGGAGAGAGATCCGCCAGCATCGGCGAGGCACTGCGACTCTTGTCGGCGTGCGGCATCCCGCCGCATGCGCACCTGCTGCTCTTCCTCGGAAGCAGCGGCGACCATGCGACCAGCTGGCTGCAGTCGGATCTCGCGTTGTTCTTCGGCGAGTTTATCGCCGAGCTTCCCTCCGCGCTCGAGCGCGTGCTCGGCAATCAGGTACATGACGTGAAACCGCGCTGGGCCAAGGGCACGGCGCATCGCGTCGCCCGGCTGCTGTCGGACCATATCGACGAGCTCGACCGCAGGGATGCACTCTATGTCGAACCGGCGTGA
- a CDS encoding copper resistance protein B, which produces MRTGAFILLLASAAPAYAQDHEAHQRHEVQADAPDKAPPHSAHPEQGSEVQAATALPPMDHGSMDHQQEGEPGGMDSGAVSHDPASAMEMDQGAMDHSAHGAMDKVAGIPEAPPPPEAFSGPAYAADAFVGSQTMAASRAAVARVVSGLPVFWFIADRTEYRARQGKDGYLWDVQGYYGGDIDKFWFKSEGEGVFGEKPESAEVQALWSHAIGPWWDLQAGVRQDLAGPDRTHAVVGIQGLAPYLFEVDAAAFVSNKGDVTARIEGELDQRLTQRLILQPRAEIGLAAQDIPELGIGAGVDRIEAGLRLRYEFVREFAPYIGIDQEWRLGQSADYARAAGEDPSVTSFVVGVRLWF; this is translated from the coding sequence ATGAGGACTGGAGCGTTCATTCTTCTGCTGGCTTCGGCAGCTCCTGCATACGCACAAGACCATGAGGCGCACCAACGCCACGAAGTGCAAGCAGATGCACCAGATAAGGCGCCGCCGCATTCGGCGCATCCCGAACAGGGAAGTGAAGTTCAGGCAGCCACAGCGCTGCCGCCGATGGATCACGGGTCGATGGATCATCAGCAGGAGGGCGAGCCGGGGGGAATGGATTCGGGCGCCGTCAGCCACGATCCCGCGAGCGCCATGGAGATGGACCAGGGCGCCATGGATCACTCTGCCCATGGCGCGATGGATAAAGTTGCGGGAATCCCGGAAGCTCCGCCGCCGCCGGAGGCGTTTTCTGGCCCTGCCTATGCGGCCGACGCCTTCGTCGGCTCCCAAACCATGGCAGCTTCGCGCGCAGCCGTGGCGCGCGTGGTCAGCGGCCTGCCCGTCTTCTGGTTCATCGCTGACCGGACGGAATATCGCGCCCGCCAGGGCAAAGATGGATATTTGTGGGATGTTCAAGGCTATTACGGCGGCGATATCGACAAGTTCTGGTTCAAGAGCGAAGGTGAAGGCGTCTTCGGCGAGAAGCCGGAATCGGCTGAAGTGCAGGCGCTCTGGAGCCACGCAATTGGCCCCTGGTGGGATCTGCAAGCGGGTGTACGACAAGATCTTGCCGGTCCCGACCGGACGCACGCAGTCGTTGGCATCCAAGGCCTTGCGCCTTACCTTTTCGAAGTCGATGCGGCCGCCTTCGTTTCCAACAAAGGTGATGTCACCGCGCGTATCGAGGGCGAGCTTGACCAGCGTCTCACCCAGCGGCTGATCCTGCAGCCGCGCGCCGAGATAGGCCTCGCAGCGCAGGACATTCCAGAGCTCGGGATAGGCGCCGGCGTCGACCGGATCGAAGCCGGCTTGCGCTTGCGATACGAGTTCGTGCGAGAATTTGCGCCTTATATCGGGATCGATCAGGAGTGGCGGCTTGGCCAAAGCGCCGATTATGCCAGGGCTGCCGGAGAGGATCCGAGCGTCACCAGTTTCGTCGTTGGCGTGCGTCTATGGTTCTGA